In Helianthus annuus cultivar XRQ/B chromosome 9, HanXRQr2.0-SUNRISE, whole genome shotgun sequence, the following are encoded in one genomic region:
- the LOC110876267 gene encoding putative uncharacterized protein DDB_G0290521 → MENLATPEKQPETSQPQQFSPTPTQPSPNTTIPPPPQSTQPTSTSPVPSFSTFFPSFDNNQPTSTQTTPLQYPTTTQTANLQHSSPYVRIIPDDTASPSQTQALNATSIPPVSRPVISQQSQPMPNLYRSTIYDQGNNSGDFDDGYEEYDNYMGQNERQVVNTGSYERQTVGLGAAERVNQGNLGYQQYVQPTPIQQMPQQYHQPDPLNQQPAPRRPVVDIPLPPPAPQM, encoded by the coding sequence ATGGAGAACTTAGCAACTCCGGAGAAACAACCCGAAACTTCACAACCGCAACAATTCTCGCCAACACCTACCCAACCTTCACCAAACACTaccataccaccaccaccacaatctACACAACCTACTTCTACATCTCCAGTACCATCTTTCTCAACCTTTTTCCCAAGCTTTGATAACAATCAACCAACTTCCACCCAAACAACACCTCTTCAATACCCAACTACAACCCAAACTGCCAATTTACAACATTCGTCTCCTTACGTTAGAATTATTCCCGATGATACTGCATCACCGAGTCAGACTCAAGCACTTAATGCAACATCAATTCCGCCAGTCTCCCGTCCGGTTATTTCACAGCAAAGTCAGCCAATGCCAAATCTTTATAGATCCACCATCTATGATCAAGGAAATAACTCAGGTGATTTTGATGATGGCTATGAGGAATATGATAACTACATGGGTCAAAACGAGAGACAAGTGGTTAACACGGGTAGCTATGAGAGGCAAACAGTCGGATTGGGTGCGGCAGAGAGAGTCAATCAAGGGAACCTAGGGTATCAACAATATGTGCAACCAACGCCTATACAACAGATGCCACAACAATATCATCAACCTGACCCACTCAATCAGCAGCCTGCTCCGAGAAGGCCGGTAGTGGACATTCCATTACCACCGCCGGCACCTCAGATGTAG